ACTCGCATCGAGTATGACGACCCGCAGACCAGCGCTACGACCGAGGCCGGCGTCCGGTCCGAGCAGCCGCTGGCCGGCGGCCGACTGGAGCTTTCCGGCACCCTGTTCCGGACCGATATCGACGACCTGATCCTCTACGGGTTCGAGCAACCCACACGTCTCGGACGGCAACCGATCCAGAGCATCGATAACCTCGACGATCAGATCACCACCGAGGGCTACACGCTCAAGGCCGCGTGGCGCGGGGAAGCTCTTTACAGCTCCGTGAGCTTCACCCACGACAAGGTGCGCGGCCTCGGGGACGGAGACACCCTGACCCCCGGCGAGCCCTCCGGACGCCAGCAGCTGGTCCGTGCCGTCGGCCCGCAGGGGGATCGCCTGGTCTGGGACAGCGTCTACCAGTTCCACCCGGCTCTCCAGGTCGGCTACACGCTGAAGGCGGTCGCGGACCTGGAGCGGGTGATCCCGGGCGACGGCGAACGCGACGGCTACACCACCCATGATGTGCAGATGCGCTGGCAGCCCGGGGGCGACGAGGACGTCACCCTCTATTTCATCGTGCACAACCTCTTCGACGAAGAGTACGCCAGCCACACCGCCATCCCGCGGTACGCAGCCGGTGAGACCGTCGAGGATAGCGATTACGCACGCGAGCCGGGACGCGACATGCGGCTGGGTGCCAAGGTCCGATTCTAAACGTTCCGCACGGCAGGCCGGGGAGTGCGCCCTCTGGCGCTCCCCGGGCCCTCCGGGCCACCTGCTCTTTGCTCGCCGCCCGGGAATCGGCTAGATTCCTCCAAGGGTTCGGAACCACGCGTGCAATCGTGAGCCGTGGAGGCATGGGGCATTGGCTTTTGAATTCTTGATGCTGGTTGGGCTGGCACTGGCGGCGCTGGTGGTCGCCGTCATCATCCAGCGCCGTCGCGACGGGCGCGCCCCGGGCAGCCGCGACGACCCACTGACCCGCGCCTGCCACGGCGACACGGAACAGGCCGATCGCCTGGAGGCCGCCGAGCAGGAACGCGCGGCAGGCAAGCTCTCCCGCACCGAGGCGCGGCGGCGGGCCGCCGAACGCCTGAAACGGGACCGCGTCTAAGCCATGTTTCTGTGGCTGCTGATCGCTGCCGTCCTGGCAGCCATCGACCTCGGCGCCCGCCCGTCGAGCCTGCAGGGTGGCTATCTGCTGGCCGCGGCCATCGGCGCCCTGGCAGCGGCGCTCGCCAGCCTGGCCCTCGGCGATGCCCACCAGTTCGTGATCGCACTACTCGTCGGGGCCGCTGCTGCCCGCTTTCTGCCGCCAGCCATCCAACGCCGGGAAAGGCACCGGCTCAAGCGGGAAGCACGGGACTACACGCTCGCCGAAGTTGACGTCGATGAAGACGGCATCCCCTGCGTCCAGCCTCAGGGTGAGGACACCCCCCTGCCGGCCATGCTCGAGGATCGCGGTGAGCTGACTGCCGGCGACACGGTTTGGGTGCTACGCGTCGAGCAGGGCGTGGCCATCGTGCGTTCGGCCAGTGGACGGAGGGGGCGGGTCCCGCCCCCGCTGAGCCGTTGCCGGTGGATGCGCTAGACGGCGCTTACGACGCCGCCTCCGCCGGCGCATCCTCGACCGGGATCAGGATCTCGTTCCGGCGCAGAAACCCCGGGGTCATCGGATCATCGTAATAGGCATAAACCGGCTCGCCGGCGGCCTCCAGCCCCTGATCCGTCATCCACTCGCGGAGCCTGCGCTCGTGCTCCTCGACCATCGAATCGCTGGCACGGCCCGAGAAGCGAATGGCTGCCATTCGCTGCGGGTCGAGTTCGCGCAGGGTGATCTCCTCGCCCGCCGGCCGGGGCAGGTCGTCCAGGGAGTACTTTGCCGGCATGATGAAACGCACCAACCAGCGCCCCTCGCCTTCCGGCGTCTGGGTCACCGGGGCCGTCATGGCGATGGAATCACCCTCGCGCTCACGTGCAAAGATGTAGCCAGCCAGCGGCCGGAACCCGGCACTGACCGCATCGCCCCGGCTGCCGCTGCGCTCGACCTCGGCCACCCGAAGCGCCGGATAATCCCTCAGCTCGCGGTCGCCATCCTGCAGGACCACCGAGTACTCCGGTGTCTCGACGCCGCGGACCACGACCCACCAGGCAACGATGACACCCACCACCAGAACGACCGCAAGCCCGACTCCCCAATAAACGATCTTCATTACGCACTCCGAGCAGCACGACTATCCCATTATGACGCACTTCCAGCCGACGGCGGATGCCCACGCCGCCGACAAAAAGCCTGCGGACCTCAAGCCTCGTCGTCCTCGTGCCCTGGATTGAACACCATCACCGGTACGGACGACTGGCGGACCACCGCATGGGCCACGCTGCCCAGAGCCAGCTGGGCCAGCCCGCTCCAGCCCTGCGTCGTCATGGCCACCAGGCTGCCCCGGTTGGCCGCATAATCCGTGATCGCCTCCGCGGTATCCTGCTCGGACTCGAGGACGGTGTGGCTAATCTTCTGACGGGTCTTCGGCTGCCATGCCGCTGCGAGCGCCTGCAGATAACTGGCCGCCTCCGAGGTATCCTGGCCGGCGGTGTCGACGGCCACCCGGACCAGGCGTAATTCGGTGTCCAGCGCCTCGGCCAGCTGCAGGGCCCGGGGCAAGATCCGCTCGGCGAAGCTTGAGCCATCCAGCAGAACCAGAATCCGCAGAACCGGACCGCTCCAGCCGCTGGGCAGTGCCGGCCCGCTGAGCAACAGGGGGCGACTTGCCTGTCGGGTCAGCGTTGCGGCGGTGCTGCCGAGCAGCGCCTCGCCCATGGTCCCCCGGCCACGGGTGGCCACGCAGTAGAGGGATTGCGTGTCCTCGCTGATGCGCTGCGCAAGGTATTCCGCCGGGCGCTGGGCCGGGGTTACCTCAATCTCCGCAGCACCGACCCGGGGGCTTCCCGCCTCGCCCAGTGGCAGCATGTCCTCGATATCCTTGCGGCGGCCGGGACCCGAGCCCTCCGGCTCCACGACGGACAGCAACCTCAACGGCAGACCACTCTGCTCCTGCAGCTCATGGCCCACCACCAGGCCACTGAAGAGTGAGTACTCCGAGCCATCGACGGTGACGACGATCTCTTCCATAGCAACCTCCCGGGCCAAGCCCGTTACAACGCCGGAGCCACCAGACGGGCAGGCTCCTGCTGCCCGCCATGCATCACCCGGCTCATGACCACCTGATAGATCCCGAAGGGATCAACAATCCCGGGGACGATCACGCAAACGCCGTCGCGCGTGGTGATCACCACGCGGCCATACCCAAGAAGGCGGCCGAGCCAGGTGTAGTGGACCCCCAGGGCCTGAACGTCCGACAGTGGGATGACCCGCGAGTGCACCACGATCAGACCTGTCTCGACGACGAGGTGGTTCTCGGTGACGCGCAGCTCGGTATCGAAATACACCCCCTGAGCGTAGGCCGCCAGCCCGGGGAAGACGAGCACATAGAGGATCGTGGCGATGACCTGGCCGACGACGCCGAAAGGACCAACTGCCAGCAGCGCACTGGTGAGCAGGGCAAGCACGGCCGGCAGGAGTACGCCCCAGTGCACCTCGGCCCGATACAGCACGCGCTCGGGCGGCTCGGCGGTCTCTTCGCCAAGCTGCTTGCGCGGATCGTAGGCGGTGCCGCCCACCCGGAACCGGTAGCGCATGGACAGCGCGAGCAGGGTGAGGCTGATCCCCGGGGGCAGGAGGAGCAGCCCCGTGGTGAGCAGCATGATGCCAGCGGCCGTACCGAACAGGCCGACTCCGGCGATCAGCGAGCCGAGGGTGGTCACCACCATGCCGCCGGCCAGCAGATTGAGGGTGCGCCGCCAAGGGGCCGAGGTACCCGGTTCGCGGCCACGGGCCACCTCTCCTGGCCACCAGCGCAGCAGGATGGAGATGATCGTGGCCGGCAGCAGGACGGTGAAAGCGATCAGCGACAGGAACGCCGCCTCTCCCCACAACAGGATGGAGCCGAGCAGCGCCAGCGCGGCGGCCAGCAGCAACAGGCGGGTAACGCGCCCGTACAGAAACCGCCCGATCTGAACCAGCAACGGCGGCGCGTTGGGATCCGCGAGTTTGCGGCGCAATTGATCTCGTTTCATGGCCACGGCTCCTTGCCCAGCGCCACCAGGCATGCGCGCAACAGCAGCAGTCCACCGCCTATCCACGCTAGCAGGGGCAACCCGCCCAGTGGAACGGCCAGGAGCAGGATCGCCACGGCAAGGAGCAGCACCGCCGCGGAGAAGACCAGCGACTGCACCGCATGGAACCGGACCAGCGGGTCGGCGCGCTCGAGCATCAACAGAAGCAGTGCGCTGAGCGGGCCAAGCAGATACGCGCAGCCAGCGGCCTGGGGGCGTGACAACCCAGTGCGCCCGCGTGTCGGCTCGCCGCGGGGCGGCTGCAGCTCCATCCCCCGCGCGCTCAGACGCTCCCTTTCCTGCCGGAGACCGATCAGGAGGCTCAGCGACAGCGCAAGGACAACGATCGCGAACGGCAAGCCGCTGGCCACGGCACCGGCCTGCAGTGCACCCAGGGCCGCCTCGCCGCCGACGAACAGCAGCGTGGCGGCGAGCACACCGGTCAACACGACCCACAGCACCCGTTGCATACGCGGCGTATCCAGGCGGCCGCCGGCTGTTACCGCATCCAGGACGCGCGAGCCGGAGTCCGACGAGGTCACGAAGAAGATCACCACCAACAGCACCGCCAGCGCAGCGGTGAACTCGGTACCGGGCAACTGCTCCAGCAGATGGAACAGTGCCATGGACTCGCGCTCACCCAAGCCGTCGGCCAGGCCTCCGAGCCCGCCCTGGACCTGACGAAGCCCCTCGCCCCCCAGGGCGCTAATCCAGAGCCACGTCACCGCAGTCGGCACCAGCAGCACCGCTGTAACCAGCTCGCGGACGGTGCGCCCATAGGAGATACGGGCGATGAACATCCCCACGAAGGGGGACCAGCTGATCCACCAGGCCAGGTAGAAGACAGTCCAGGTCTCCATGAAGCCTGCATCATCGCGGCCCACCGGCGTGCTCATCGGCACCAGCTGGCCGAGGTAGCTGACCCCGGCGGTCGCCAGACTGACGGCAGACGCCAACAGCCCCCCGCTGACGAGGATGAACAGTAGCAAAAACCCGGCCATTCCGAGGTTGAGGTTGCTCAGCACGCGGATCCCGCGCTGGATACCCAGCAGTACCGACGCCACGGCGACACCAACAACCACCGCGATGAGCAGTAGGCGGGTACCCAGCGCGTCCTCGACACCGGCGAAGATGGTGCTCAGACCGCTGGCCGCCTGCTGGGCCCCGAATCCGAGCGACGTCGCCAGGCCGAAGACCGTCGCAACCACCGCGACGATATCGATGGTGTGGCCGATCGGCCCCCAGGTGCGCTCACCGAGCAGCGGATAAAAGGCCGAGCGCACGGTCAGCGGCAGACCGCGGTTGTAGGCAAAGAAAGCGAGAGCCAACGCCATCACGGCGTAGATGGCCCAGGGGTGCAGCCCCCAGTGATAGAGGGTCGCGCCCAGCGCCAGCCGGGCTGCGGCTTCGGTCCCTGGCTCGACGCCCCGCGGAGTGCCAAGCCAGTCGGTGTAATAGGCCACCGGTTCCGCCACCGCCCAGAACATCAGCCCCACGCCCATGCCCGCGGCAAAGAGCATGGTCAGCCAGGAGAGGCGACCGAACTCCGGCCGGGCCGCCGCACCCCCGAGCCGGATGTTGCCCGCGGGCAGGAGGATCAGGGCGAAACAAAGCAGCACCAGCAGGTTCCCGATACCGAGGAACACACCGGCGAACCGCCCGCGAACCCCGTCCAGGGTCGCCTCCAGAAGATCCCGCGCCGGCTCGGCGAAGGCCAGTGTCAGCCCGAGGAACAGCAGCAGGAGACCGGCACTGACGATAAAGACCGGCGCGTGCAGCTCCAGTCCAAGCACGTGCGTGGTCTGCGCCCGAGTATCCGGCCCGAAGCCAGCCTCGGCCGAGCGGGACCGGGGCCGGGCAGGTGCTCGGCGTTCGGTCAGGCTCATGGGACGCCCTCTGGTTGCAGGTGCCTGCCGGGGCGCTCCGCCATAGCGCGGACGACGCCCCACGCCGCTCCCTAACTCAGGCTAGCAGTCCCGCCCGAACCGACGAGGGCGGTGTGGTGACTCAGACAAGGATCCGGACAACGCACCGCCGAAGCTTCGCCCCCGGAGAGGCGACGGCGACAGGCTTGCAAATAGGAATCGTTTTCAGTAACATTCAATCCAGCGGCTCCACGGTCGCTTGGGTGCTCACGTCAGCGGTACTTCGGGCCGGACACCACAAGGGGTCCGGCCCTTTTTTTCACCCCCGATCACCGATGATGCTCACCGGAGCGCTCAGGCTGATAGACGATCTCCTCAATACGGACTCGATGCTCACCGCCACCGGCCCTGGGCCAATCGATCTCCTCGCCCTGCGAGAGGCCAAGCAGCGCACTGCCCACCGGAGCCAGTATCGAGATGGTCTGCCCGCTCGGATCCGCGTCCTTCGGATAGACCAGCGTCAACGTGAACTCCTCCTCGGTCCCCTCCACACGGAACCGGACGGTCGAGTTCATGGTGACCACATCGGGCGGGACCTCATCCGGCTCGACGATCCGGGCCCTCGCCAGTTCGTTCTCAAGGTCCGGTTTGCCCGGGAAGGCGTTCCGAGACAGCGAATCGATGAGGTCCTCAAGCCGCTCGGCGTCGCGGGATGAAATAACGATCTCGGGTCTTTTACTCATTCAATCCAGCCAATCGGTTATGTCGACGGGGGCAGGTCGGTTGCTCGCGGGCGCAACCCGGACAGCCGTGCCGGATCCGGCACGGTGCGTGCGACCTGGAGCTCGGGCCAGAGTGGCCGTTCTCAAGTTTCGGGGGACGGTGACCGCGGGCTGCCGCCCACAGGCCACGCGGGATGCCTGTCCGGCCAACCATAGCACGCTTGCCTGTTGCGTCCAGGCGCTTCCGCCACTGAACGCACCGGAGCCTTCGGTCGCCTCTTGCAGTGGAGAAAAGGTCCGTTCCGGATCGCGGGCGAATTCCACAAAATCTGTGGAAAACCGTGTGGAGAAAATCGGGGGCGCCCGCATTTCGAGGGGCCCGGAGGTCGATTGATCAAAACC
Above is a genomic segment from Halorhodospira halophila containing:
- a CDS encoding SOUL family heme-binding protein is translated as MKIVYWGVGLAVVLVVGVIVAWWVVVRGVETPEYSVVLQDGDRELRDYPALRVAEVERSGSRGDAVSAGFRPLAGYIFAREREGDSIAMTAPVTQTPEGEGRWLVRFIMPAKYSLDDLPRPAGEEITLRELDPQRMAAIRFSGRASDSMVEEHERRLREWMTDQGLEAAGEPVYAYYDDPMTPGFLRRNEILIPVEDAPAEAAS
- a CDS encoding universal stress protein, with translation MEEIVVTVDGSEYSLFSGLVVGHELQEQSGLPLRLLSVVEPEGSGPGRRKDIEDMLPLGEAGSPRVGAAEIEVTPAQRPAEYLAQRISEDTQSLYCVATRGRGTMGEALLGSTAATLTRQASRPLLLSGPALPSGWSGPVLRILVLLDGSSFAERILPRALQLAEALDTELRLVRVAVDTAGQDTSEAASYLQALAAAWQPKTRQKISHTVLESEQDTAEAITDYAANRGSLVAMTTQGWSGLAQLALGSVAHAVVRQSSVPVMVFNPGHEDDEA
- a CDS encoding PH domain-containing protein codes for the protein MKRDQLRRKLADPNAPPLLVQIGRFLYGRVTRLLLLAAALALLGSILLWGEAAFLSLIAFTVLLPATIISILLRWWPGEVARGREPGTSAPWRRTLNLLAGGMVVTTLGSLIAGVGLFGTAAGIMLLTTGLLLLPPGISLTLLALSMRYRFRVGGTAYDPRKQLGEETAEPPERVLYRAEVHWGVLLPAVLALLTSALLAVGPFGVVGQVIATILYVLVFPGLAAYAQGVYFDTELRVTENHLVVETGLIVVHSRVIPLSDVQALGVHYTWLGRLLGYGRVVITTRDGVCVIVPGIVDPFGIYQVVMSRVMHGGQQEPARLVAPAL
- the rnk gene encoding nucleoside diphosphate kinase regulator; this translates as MSKRPEIVISSRDAERLEDLIDSLSRNAFPGKPDLENELARARIVEPDEVPPDVVTMNSTVRFRVEGTEEEFTLTLVYPKDADPSGQTISILAPVGSALLGLSQGEEIDWPRAGGGEHRVRIEEIVYQPERSGEHHR